A window of the Streptomyces sp. NBC_00250 genome harbors these coding sequences:
- a CDS encoding FG-GAP repeat domain-containing protein, with product MNHRRNTRYRLAAAVAVTLAVTAGTTATAAPTPPAFSTTAGAKQGTGRQDALTMPAGTRVVSNGTTGFLASHREGTTSVYTWTLHESGAQTRLPGQSYAGINGTDIVIRASDNTRTYIDMSTGTELTTFDIGALGGTYTTHLYLDTGLVASTTVDNVREPHLFSRDEQGGLIDRKVTGLPAEATYLRFESGMPGTFLVHYLTRAGGVDRFRVALVDTASASVVETYDTLKTTDRTASAVSPTHVAWTEWDTHYGATLAVVRRGGTEIRRTPIGEALRGTTVRLMGDWVAVGATNGGEATTTRVLTAADYRLTAHPLDGGDPVPLLDHVANTAQSPDGDLIATGGTVEKGEGLYRIALDPATGKPTASLLVTTGVPTALTLTAENPPPSGVFDLDRNGGSLNASWMFSRHNASVSLVLTHTASGRQWSSTVAMVSPTIPFPFTWKGIFSKDRLPAYNGDYTWNMTAKPANGIGPDVVRTGGFTLTRAPEPHDFNDNGSPDLLVRNSTGHLTAFDGGHVLALPETSVYQPSVLGTGWNTYDLITATGDIGGTTAGDLVGRDKTGLLWLHQGNGKGLLPRMKVGGGWQIYNRLTAGSDLTGDGRPDLLATDTAGVLWLYKATGTATAPFAQRVKLGGGWGAYNEITATGDIGGAPAGDLVARDKDGVLWLYLGKGDGTFAPRTRIGSGWKAYTKLIGIGDTDGDGKNDLVAYDEKSAPHSNLYVYKATGNWRAPFATGQPLINHDMYYRGSDGLGLATGGHRVY from the coding sequence TTGAACCACAGACGAAACACCCGGTACCGGCTCGCCGCGGCCGTCGCCGTCACCCTCGCCGTCACGGCGGGCACGACGGCGACGGCCGCGCCGACCCCCCCGGCCTTCTCCACCACGGCGGGCGCGAAGCAAGGCACGGGCCGGCAGGACGCCCTCACCATGCCGGCCGGCACCCGGGTCGTCAGCAACGGCACCACGGGCTTCCTGGCGTCCCACAGGGAAGGCACGACGTCCGTCTACACCTGGACGCTGCACGAGAGTGGCGCCCAGACGCGACTGCCCGGGCAGTCGTACGCGGGAATCAACGGCACGGACATCGTCATCCGCGCCTCGGACAACACACGCACGTACATCGACATGTCCACGGGCACCGAGCTGACGACCTTCGACATCGGTGCACTCGGCGGGACCTACACCACGCACCTGTACCTGGACACCGGGCTCGTCGCGTCGACGACCGTGGACAACGTACGGGAACCGCATCTGTTCAGCCGGGACGAGCAGGGCGGGCTCATCGACCGCAAGGTGACCGGCCTGCCCGCGGAGGCCACCTACCTGAGGTTCGAGTCCGGCATGCCGGGCACCTTCCTCGTCCACTACCTCACGCGGGCGGGCGGCGTCGACCGGTTCCGGGTGGCGCTCGTGGACACCGCCTCCGCTTCGGTCGTCGAGACGTACGACACCCTCAAGACCACCGACCGGACCGCCTCGGCCGTGTCGCCGACCCATGTGGCGTGGACCGAGTGGGACACCCACTACGGGGCGACCCTCGCCGTCGTCCGGCGGGGCGGCACGGAGATCCGACGGACGCCGATCGGCGAGGCGTTGCGGGGCACGACCGTGCGGCTGATGGGCGACTGGGTCGCCGTCGGCGCGACCAACGGTGGCGAGGCCACCACCACCCGCGTCCTGACCGCCGCCGACTACCGGCTGACCGCGCACCCGCTGGACGGCGGCGACCCGGTCCCTCTCCTCGACCACGTCGCCAACACCGCCCAGTCCCCCGACGGAGACCTCATCGCCACCGGAGGCACCGTCGAGAAGGGCGAGGGGCTCTACCGGATCGCCCTGGACCCGGCCACCGGCAAGCCCACCGCGTCCCTCCTCGTGACCACCGGCGTGCCCACGGCCCTCACCCTCACGGCGGAGAACCCGCCTCCGAGCGGCGTGTTCGACCTCGACCGCAACGGCGGCTCGCTGAATGCGTCGTGGATGTTCAGCCGGCACAACGCGTCCGTCAGCCTCGTCCTCACCCACACCGCCTCCGGTAGGCAGTGGTCCTCGACCGTTGCCATGGTCTCCCCGACGATCCCCTTCCCCTTCACGTGGAAAGGCATCTTCAGCAAGGACCGCCTCCCCGCGTACAACGGGGACTACACCTGGAACATGACCGCGAAGCCCGCCAACGGCATCGGCCCCGACGTCGTCCGCACGGGCGGCTTCACCCTGACCCGCGCGCCGGAGCCACACGACTTCAACGACAACGGCAGCCCCGACCTGCTGGTCCGCAACTCGACGGGCCACCTGACCGCGTTCGACGGCGGGCACGTCCTGGCCCTCCCCGAGACCAGCGTGTACCAGCCGTCGGTCCTCGGCACCGGCTGGAACACCTACGACCTGATCACCGCCACCGGTGACATCGGCGGCACGACGGCCGGCGACCTGGTCGGCCGGGACAAGACCGGCCTCCTCTGGCTCCACCAGGGCAACGGCAAGGGCCTCCTTCCCCGCATGAAGGTCGGCGGCGGCTGGCAGATCTACAACAGGCTCACCGCCGGCTCCGACCTCACCGGCGACGGCCGCCCCGACCTCCTCGCCACCGACACCGCCGGCGTCCTCTGGCTCTACAAGGCCACAGGCACCGCCACCGCGCCCTTCGCCCAGCGCGTGAAGCTCGGCGGCGGCTGGGGCGCCTACAACGAGATCACCGCCACCGGCGACATCGGCGGCGCCCCTGCCGGTGACCTCGTCGCCCGTGACAAGGACGGCGTCCTCTGGCTCTACCTCGGCAAGGGCGACGGCACGTTCGCGCCCCGCACCAGGATCGGCTCCGGCTGGAAGGCGTACACCAAGCTCATCGGCATCGGTGACACCGACGGCGACGGCAAGAACGACCTGGTCGCGTACGACGAGAAGAGCGCCCCGCACAGCAACCTCTACGTGTACAAGGCCACGGGAAATTGGCGGGCCCCCTTCGCGACCGGCCAGCCGCTCATCAACCACGACATGTACTACCGGGGCAGCGATGGACTGGGGTTGGCCACCGGCGGGCACCGCGTCTACTGA
- a CDS encoding HAD family hydrolase yields the protein MTSEFVLFDVDGTLMDAVANQRRVWHEWAARYGLDGDEVYAVALRTRPVETFATVVPGQDPDECLALLHALEDEDVRTGTYAAFDGAAELLGALPEGRWALVTSNYEHRVRGRFERTGLPMPGLVVDAASVAEGKPSPVPYLLAAEKMGADPADCLVIEDAPSGVRSGLAAGMTVWTVNTEAPHPDAHRHFPTLAEAAPHILGALAEAVLR from the coding sequence ATGACCAGCGAGTTCGTTCTCTTCGACGTCGACGGCACCCTCATGGACGCCGTCGCCAACCAGCGCCGCGTCTGGCACGAGTGGGCCGCGCGGTACGGGCTCGACGGGGACGAGGTGTACGCCGTCGCGCTCCGGACGCGGCCGGTCGAGACGTTCGCGACCGTGGTCCCGGGGCAGGACCCGGACGAGTGCCTCGCCCTGCTGCACGCGCTGGAGGACGAGGACGTCCGTACGGGGACGTACGCGGCCTTCGACGGGGCCGCCGAACTGCTCGGCGCCCTGCCGGAAGGCCGGTGGGCGCTGGTGACGTCGAACTACGAGCACCGGGTGCGGGGACGGTTCGAGCGCACCGGGCTCCCGATGCCCGGACTCGTCGTGGACGCGGCCTCGGTGGCCGAGGGGAAGCCGTCCCCTGTCCCGTACCTGCTCGCCGCCGAGAAGATGGGCGCGGACCCGGCGGACTGCCTGGTGATCGAGGACGCGCCGTCCGGCGTCCGCTCCGGCCTGGCGGCCGGGATGACCGTCTGGACGGTCAACACGGAGGCCCCGCACCCGGACGCCCACCGCCACTTCCCGACCCTCGCGGAGGCCGCGCCGCACATCCTGGGCGCCCTCGCCGAGGCCGTTCTCAGGTAG
- a CDS encoding DinB family protein: MTRISDTPPAWDERTQLTTFLDYARDTARAKCEGVSVENARKAPLPGSPLMTMSGVINHLRWVEYYWFQVVFLGEEDQGPWTDEDPDREMRVAVDFPLPQLLDEYTEQSSRYRELVAGKDLDTPAVRPIRDGRHVDLRWIVLHLVEETSRHNGHLDILRELLDGTTGA; encoded by the coding sequence ATGACCAGAATCAGCGACACGCCTCCCGCGTGGGACGAGCGCACTCAGCTCACCACGTTCCTCGACTACGCACGTGACACCGCCCGCGCCAAGTGCGAGGGCGTCTCCGTGGAGAACGCCCGCAAGGCGCCTCTGCCGGGTTCGCCTCTGATGACCATGAGCGGGGTGATCAACCACCTCCGCTGGGTCGAGTACTACTGGTTCCAGGTGGTCTTCCTCGGCGAGGAGGACCAGGGTCCCTGGACCGACGAGGATCCCGACCGCGAGATGCGTGTCGCGGTCGACTTCCCGCTCCCACAGCTGCTCGACGAGTACACCGAACAGAGCTCCCGCTACCGTGAGTTGGTCGCCGGGAAGGACCTGGACACCCCCGCCGTGCGGCCCATCCGCGACGGCCGCCACGTCGACCTCCGCTGGATCGTCCTCCACCTCGTCGAGGAGACGTCCCGCCACAACGGCCACCTGGACATCCTGCGCGAGCTGCTCGACGGGACGACCGGCGCCTAG
- a CDS encoding VCBS repeat-containing protein, with product MQHRSSARRLTAAVTVVLAVTAGAAVTVAPATAAPVAGPAAAQKTGVTAPIIVDNDIQVLSAGTTGFLSRRTVNENSEYRWTSYADGSTKILDADTAFFGGGSDVVFMRKATEDTYYVRDMANPTSYLYGISGSGYILAGVAGRTLVMTRRESSGELDVVLKRLSPGSGSAITLDVPLPTDARILRAQAATLDTALILYARGTGDETEHHLAAVDLATGRIAETVALGTSAPRTGVFLTDSHFAWVDNPTGTAARLVTVARGGGGDRSSFPLGTTPTGAALDAAPVGGWAITVQKGGGLSEYPSAQYPLVARSLTAPGSTVKLLDHVDSMTAAPDGSVLVRGGSLADGGEGVYKIAPGEGGTPVATRVATTGRKTELDLASSSVPPVVDLDANGGRAALTWTLSRYNAEGTVTLRHVATGRKTQRSFSGHNYSFRVSGGKITFDWDGLAAQNVGDLAAFAPNGDYVWELRAKPLNGIGPDLARTGTFKVARKAGPHDYTDNGSPDLLARDASGRLFRDDTVKTWASSEVYSVGRAQIGTGWQIYNQLEAVGNLAGGTAGDLVARDKDGVLWQYLGKGDGTFAPRTKIGSGWNAYDKITGGSDLNGDGKSDLLATDTSGSLWYYRGTGDWKAPFATRVRLGGGWGIYNQITAVGNLAGSAAGDLVARDTSGVLWLYQGDGSGKFTTRVKIGTGWGGFTHLVAAGDADRDGRVDLYAAGPSGSRLYTGTGDATSPFKPGVFTSVHSDAARFDSVF from the coding sequence GTGCAGCATCGTTCGTCCGCGCGCCGTCTCACAGCCGCAGTGACCGTCGTCCTCGCCGTCACCGCGGGTGCGGCCGTGACGGTCGCCCCGGCGACCGCCGCCCCCGTGGCCGGCCCGGCCGCCGCGCAGAAGACCGGGGTCACCGCCCCGATCATCGTCGACAACGACATCCAGGTCCTCAGCGCCGGCACCACCGGCTTCCTGAGCCGCCGGACCGTCAACGAGAACTCCGAGTACCGCTGGACGAGTTACGCGGACGGCAGCACGAAGATCCTCGACGCCGACACCGCGTTCTTCGGCGGTGGTTCGGACGTCGTCTTCATGCGCAAGGCGACCGAAGACACCTACTACGTACGCGACATGGCCAACCCCACCTCCTACCTGTACGGCATCAGCGGCAGCGGCTACATCCTCGCCGGGGTCGCCGGGCGGACGCTGGTCATGACGCGGCGCGAAAGCAGCGGCGAGCTCGACGTCGTGCTGAAGAGGCTGAGCCCGGGGAGCGGTTCGGCGATCACCCTCGACGTACCCCTCCCCACCGACGCGCGGATCCTCCGCGCCCAGGCCGCCACCCTGGACACGGCGCTGATCCTGTACGCCCGGGGTACCGGCGACGAGACCGAGCACCACCTCGCCGCCGTCGACCTGGCCACCGGCCGGATCGCCGAGACCGTCGCCCTGGGCACCAGCGCGCCCAGGACCGGCGTCTTCCTCACGGACTCCCACTTCGCCTGGGTCGACAACCCCACCGGCACCGCCGCACGGCTCGTCACCGTCGCGCGCGGCGGTGGCGGCGACCGGTCGTCCTTCCCGCTGGGCACGACGCCCACGGGAGCCGCTCTCGACGCCGCCCCCGTCGGCGGCTGGGCGATCACCGTGCAGAAGGGCGGTGGTCTCTCCGAGTACCCGTCCGCGCAGTACCCGCTGGTCGCCCGCTCCCTGACCGCCCCCGGCAGCACCGTCAAGCTCCTGGACCACGTCGACTCGATGACCGCAGCGCCCGACGGCTCGGTCCTCGTGCGCGGCGGCTCCCTCGCCGACGGCGGCGAGGGCGTCTACAAGATCGCCCCCGGCGAGGGCGGAACGCCGGTCGCCACCCGCGTCGCCACCACCGGCAGGAAGACGGAACTCGACCTCGCGTCCTCCTCCGTTCCGCCGGTGGTCGACCTCGACGCGAACGGCGGCAGGGCCGCCCTCACCTGGACCCTGTCCCGGTACAACGCGGAGGGAACCGTCACCCTGCGCCACGTCGCCACCGGCAGGAAGACTCAGCGGTCCTTCTCCGGCCACAACTACTCGTTCCGCGTCTCGGGCGGCAAGATCACCTTCGACTGGGACGGCCTGGCCGCCCAGAACGTCGGCGACCTGGCCGCCTTCGCGCCCAACGGTGACTACGTCTGGGAGCTGAGGGCCAAGCCGCTCAACGGCATCGGCCCGGACCTCGCGCGGACCGGCACCTTCAAGGTCGCCCGCAAGGCGGGTCCGCACGACTACACGGACAACGGCAGCCCCGATCTCCTCGCGCGCGACGCCTCGGGCCGCCTGTTCCGCGACGACACCGTCAAGACCTGGGCCTCCTCGGAGGTCTACTCGGTCGGGCGCGCGCAGATCGGCACCGGCTGGCAGATCTACAACCAGCTGGAGGCCGTCGGCAACCTCGCGGGCGGTACGGCCGGCGACCTGGTCGCGCGCGACAAGGACGGCGTCCTGTGGCAGTACCTGGGCAAGGGCGACGGCACGTTCGCGCCCCGCACGAAGATCGGCTCCGGCTGGAACGCGTACGACAAGATCACCGGGGGCAGTGACCTCAACGGCGACGGGAAGTCCGACCTCCTCGCCACCGACACCTCCGGGAGCCTCTGGTACTACCGGGGCACCGGCGACTGGAAGGCCCCCTTCGCCACCCGCGTCCGGCTCGGCGGCGGCTGGGGGATCTACAACCAGATCACGGCCGTCGGAAACCTCGCCGGATCGGCCGCGGGCGACCTCGTCGCGCGCGACACCTCCGGCGTCCTGTGGCTCTACCAGGGCGACGGCAGCGGCAAGTTCACCACCCGCGTGAAGATCGGCACGGGCTGGGGCGGCTTCACCCACCTCGTCGCGGCCGGCGACGCCGACCGCGACGGCCGGGTGGACCTCTACGCCGCCGGGCCCTCCGGCTCCCGCCTCTACACGGGCACCGGCGACGCGACGAGCCCGTTCAAGCCGGGCGTCTTCACGTCCGTGCACTCCGACGCCGCCCGGTTCGACTCGGTCTTCTGA
- a CDS encoding FG-GAP repeat domain-containing protein: MTHLISGRRLAAAILTVSTVTAVAGTLVTAPALAAPALAPALAPAAVTAGTEASLSLPADAEIVSAGTNGFLTARPDGSGGKTFAWTNIADGTTTPLPGQFGYDTGSDTAVTSDGRTYMLRDMNGPGSFHTSIDLKTALGEDAVFVGASGTLLFATKPDARGKLDLYRVSKPYDSVVKQKISYGSQNTGFKILGSGGNEVFILGSDYDGLATRYFSTTYKLNGSGPFGLYDYTKPVGAWAANATGSVSPAYLAWTERANGTTEASVYNRTAYTTTRFPLGTDENVTVAGTVGDWLLYGLPGGATATSPNPLHALTARSITGTAKVKLLDHITSSAVAPDGSLLVRGGSATEGEGLYRITEFGGEPYVTQVATTGQPTSVRVTVDNVPTVVDLDKNGTTVPMRWSLSRTNVVMDVTLTHGLTGKKFTQRLTQPSSPALITWNGLLDGISAPNGDYTWTVTAKPLNGIGTAGYDSGNLRVVRKANPHDFNDNGSTDVLARDASGALWRDDLFDWPVSGQITTARRTKIGTGWQTYKQIESVGNIAGSAHGDLIALDGAGYLWHYLGKGDGTLATRAKVGSGWGGYNKLAGGSDLTGDGRADLLATDASGVLWFYKGTGSSTAPFATRVRVGSGWGGYNQLTAVGNIAGTAAGDLVARDTAGVLWLYQGNGTGGFATRVRIGSGWGAFSQLVGAGDVDNDGRPDLIAYGAGGTYVYRSTGSATAPFSRMTTNLYPGEGTKFTSVS, from the coding sequence TTGACCCACCTGATCTCCGGCCGCCGTCTGGCCGCCGCCATCCTCACCGTCTCCACCGTCACCGCTGTCGCCGGCACGCTCGTCACGGCCCCTGCCCTCGCCGCCCCGGCCCTCGCCCCGGCCCTCGCGCCCGCCGCGGTCACGGCCGGGACCGAGGCCTCGCTCTCGCTCCCGGCGGACGCCGAGATCGTGAGCGCCGGCACCAACGGCTTCCTGACCGCACGGCCCGACGGCTCCGGCGGCAAGACCTTCGCCTGGACGAACATCGCCGACGGGACCACCACCCCGCTGCCCGGCCAGTTCGGTTACGACACCGGCTCGGACACCGCCGTCACCAGCGACGGCCGTACGTACATGCTGCGCGACATGAACGGGCCGGGCTCGTTCCACACGAGCATCGACCTGAAGACCGCCCTCGGCGAGGACGCCGTCTTCGTCGGCGCGTCCGGCACCCTGCTGTTCGCGACGAAGCCGGACGCCCGCGGCAAGCTCGACCTGTACCGGGTCAGCAAGCCGTACGACTCCGTCGTCAAGCAGAAGATCTCGTACGGCAGCCAGAACACCGGCTTCAAGATCCTCGGTTCCGGCGGCAACGAGGTCTTCATCCTCGGCTCGGACTACGACGGGTTGGCGACGCGCTACTTCTCCACGACGTACAAGCTGAACGGCAGCGGTCCGTTCGGCCTCTACGACTACACGAAGCCCGTGGGCGCGTGGGCGGCCAACGCGACCGGCAGCGTGTCCCCGGCGTACCTGGCGTGGACCGAGCGCGCGAACGGCACGACCGAAGCCTCCGTGTACAACCGCACGGCGTACACCACGACACGCTTCCCCCTGGGCACCGACGAGAACGTCACCGTCGCCGGCACCGTCGGCGACTGGCTCCTCTACGGACTGCCCGGCGGCGCCACGGCGACCTCGCCGAACCCGCTGCACGCCCTGACCGCCCGCTCCATCACGGGCACCGCCAAGGTCAAGCTCCTCGACCACATCACCTCCTCCGCCGTCGCGCCCGACGGCAGCCTGCTCGTGCGCGGCGGTTCCGCCACCGAGGGCGAAGGCCTGTACCGGATCACCGAATTCGGCGGCGAACCGTACGTCACCCAGGTCGCGACGACCGGGCAGCCGACGTCCGTCCGGGTGACCGTCGACAACGTCCCGACGGTGGTGGACCTCGACAAGAACGGCACCACGGTCCCGATGCGGTGGAGCCTGTCCCGCACCAACGTGGTCATGGACGTCACCCTCACGCACGGCCTGACCGGCAAGAAGTTCACCCAGCGCCTGACCCAGCCGTCCTCCCCCGCCCTCATCACCTGGAACGGGCTCCTGGACGGCATCAGCGCCCCGAACGGCGACTACACGTGGACGGTCACCGCCAAGCCGCTCAACGGCATCGGCACCGCCGGGTACGACTCCGGGAACCTCAGGGTCGTCCGGAAGGCCAACCCGCACGACTTCAACGACAACGGCTCGACGGACGTCCTCGCCCGCGACGCCTCGGGCGCCCTGTGGCGGGACGACCTCTTCGACTGGCCGGTGTCCGGCCAGATCACCACCGCCCGGCGTACGAAGATCGGCACCGGCTGGCAGACGTACAAGCAGATCGAGTCCGTCGGCAACATCGCGGGCAGCGCACACGGCGACCTGATCGCCCTCGACGGCGCCGGCTACCTCTGGCACTACCTCGGCAAGGGCGACGGCACCCTCGCGACCCGCGCCAAGGTCGGCAGCGGCTGGGGCGGCTACAACAAGCTCGCCGGCGGCTCCGATCTGACCGGTGACGGCCGCGCCGACCTCCTCGCCACGGACGCCTCGGGCGTGCTGTGGTTCTACAAGGGCACGGGCAGCTCCACGGCCCCCTTCGCCACCCGTGTGCGCGTCGGCAGCGGCTGGGGCGGCTACAACCAGCTCACCGCCGTCGGGAACATCGCCGGGACGGCCGCCGGGGACCTCGTCGCCCGCGACACCGCCGGCGTCCTCTGGCTCTACCAGGGCAACGGCACCGGCGGCTTCGCCACCCGCGTGAGGATCGGCAGCGGCTGGGGCGCCTTCTCCCAGCTCGTCGGCGCCGGCGACGTCGACAACGACGGCCGCCCGGACCTGATCGCGTACGGGGCGGGCGGCACGTACGTCTACCGGTCCACGGGCTCGGCCACGGCTCCCTTCAGCCGGATGACGACCAACCTGTACCCGGGCGAGGGCACCAAGTTCACCTCGGTCTCCTGA
- a CDS encoding FG-GAP repeat domain-containing protein: MSVERTYRTRLAAAVTVALAVTLGTLTAGPALATTATVAGTAAATAAQQDAIALLPDSAVLGNGPSGFLTRHRDSFDTGDVYRWTRYEDGVTTVLPAGKYTGSAQSDVIVKIEGATYKLYDMATGAAPVVIDTSSLGTSAKFVQPAGSTLVMEAPRAGGGTDVHLVSKPGDTLVDRTVSGLPATAAVRWYDRPSPGTLVIRHGASWSSTLNVALVDIATARVVEDRVLTAGNYDTKVTASATHLAWAEYDSAESATLQVARRGQEGTTRLPLGKGPLSVGFLGEDWLAYAVSGGTRALSPNPLHSLTVRSLTGDRTVKLLDTVSQIHSDVDGGLLVQGGTIEHGEGLYRITPGQDGATPTATLVASTGRPIVLELADQIVPATIDFGTRDANLIWQFAGPADAALTVELKHTATGKKRILTTTLNQQGRANVWWDGTFGDLRAAHNGDYTWRMTAVPRNGIGPSVERTGVLKVAGKQAPHDFTDSSSPDLVYRSGGHLLFYDARQVFASGQVLDSTQEETLAEAIIGGGWDTYDQIVTPGNIGGTPHADLIGRDKTGVLWSYAGTGKAAEPFAPRTRVGGGWGIYKAFAGGSDVTGDGRSDLLATDTAGTLWLYKGTGSTTAPFATRVKVGGGWGVYNKLVATGNIGGGPAGDLVARDTAGVLWLYLGKGDGTFAARTRIGSGWNRYDEIVAIGDADRDGRPDLMANDSVGGGSESLSLYKGTGDWRAPFTSRAVVDTPVELTNMPLL, encoded by the coding sequence TTGTCCGTCGAGCGCACCTACCGGACCCGTCTCGCCGCCGCCGTCACCGTCGCCCTCGCCGTCACCCTGGGCACGCTGACGGCCGGCCCGGCACTGGCGACCACCGCGACCGTCGCCGGGACGGCTGCCGCCACCGCCGCACAGCAGGACGCCATCGCGCTCCTTCCCGACTCCGCCGTCCTCGGCAACGGCCCGTCGGGCTTCCTGACGCGCCACCGCGACAGCTTCGACACGGGGGACGTGTACCGCTGGACCCGGTACGAGGACGGCGTCACCACCGTCCTCCCCGCGGGCAAGTACACGGGCAGCGCCCAGTCGGACGTGATCGTGAAGATCGAGGGGGCCACGTACAAGCTGTACGACATGGCCACCGGCGCCGCGCCCGTCGTGATCGACACCAGCTCCCTGGGCACGTCCGCCAAGTTCGTACAGCCGGCCGGCTCCACCCTCGTCATGGAGGCCCCGCGAGCCGGCGGAGGCACCGACGTCCACCTGGTCTCCAAGCCCGGCGACACCCTCGTGGACCGCACGGTCTCCGGGCTCCCCGCGACCGCCGCCGTCCGCTGGTACGACCGGCCCTCGCCCGGCACCCTGGTCATCCGCCACGGCGCGTCCTGGTCGAGCACCCTGAACGTGGCCCTGGTCGACATCGCCACCGCCCGCGTCGTGGAGGACCGGGTCCTCACGGCGGGCAACTACGACACCAAGGTGACCGCGTCCGCCACGCACCTGGCCTGGGCGGAGTACGACAGCGCCGAGAGCGCGACGCTCCAGGTGGCCCGGCGGGGTCAGGAAGGCACGACGCGCCTCCCCCTCGGGAAGGGGCCGCTCTCGGTCGGCTTCCTGGGCGAGGACTGGCTGGCGTACGCCGTGTCCGGAGGGACGCGGGCCCTCTCCCCGAACCCCCTCCACTCCCTGACCGTCCGCTCCCTGACCGGCGACCGGACGGTGAAGCTCCTCGACACCGTGAGCCAGATCCACAGCGACGTCGACGGCGGCCTCCTGGTCCAGGGCGGCACGATCGAGCACGGCGAGGGCCTCTACCGGATCACCCCCGGCCAGGACGGCGCCACCCCGACCGCCACCCTCGTGGCGAGCACCGGCCGCCCCATCGTCCTCGAACTCGCCGACCAGATCGTCCCCGCCACCATCGACTTCGGCACCCGCGACGCGAACCTGATCTGGCAGTTCGCCGGCCCCGCCGACGCGGCGCTGACCGTCGAGCTGAAGCACACCGCGACGGGGAAGAAGCGGATCCTCACCACCACCCTGAACCAGCAGGGACGGGCCAACGTGTGGTGGGACGGCACGTTCGGCGACCTCAGGGCCGCGCACAACGGCGACTACACCTGGCGCATGACGGCGGTGCCCAGGAACGGCATCGGCCCGTCGGTCGAGAGGACGGGCGTCCTCAAGGTCGCCGGCAAGCAGGCGCCGCACGACTTCACGGACAGCAGCTCGCCGGACCTGGTCTACCGCAGCGGCGGCCACCTCCTCTTCTACGACGCCCGCCAGGTGTTCGCCTCCGGCCAGGTGCTCGACTCCACCCAGGAGGAGACGCTCGCGGAGGCGATCATCGGAGGCGGCTGGGACACGTACGACCAGATCGTCACGCCCGGCAACATCGGCGGCACCCCGCACGCCGACCTGATCGGCCGGGACAAGACCGGCGTGCTCTGGTCCTACGCGGGCACCGGCAAGGCCGCCGAACCCTTCGCCCCACGCACCAGGGTCGGCGGCGGCTGGGGCATCTACAAGGCGTTCGCGGGCGGCAGCGACGTCACCGGCGACGGCCGTTCCGACCTCCTCGCCACCGACACGGCCGGCACCCTCTGGCTCTACAAGGGCACCGGTTCCACCACCGCCCCCTTCGCGACGCGCGTGAAGGTCGGCGGCGGCTGGGGCGTCTACAACAAGCTCGTCGCCACGGGCAACATCGGCGGCGGCCCCGCCGGAGACCTCGTCGCCCGCGACACCGCCGGCGTCCTCTGGCTCTACCTCGGCAAGGGCGACGGCACCTTCGCCGCCCGCACCCGGATCGGCTCCGGCTGGAACCGGTACGACGAGATCGTCGCCATCGGCGACGCCGACCGCGACGGCCGCCCCGACCTCATGGCCAACGACAGCGTGGGCGGCGGGAGCGAAAGCCTCAGCCTCTACAAGGGCACCGGCGACTGGCGCGCGCCCTTCACGAGCCGGGCGGTCGTCGACACGCCCGTCGAACTCACCAACATGCCGCTGCTCTGA
- a CDS encoding nitroreductase family protein yields MQRDLEPSGGIHPLLAGRFSPYRFDPTATVDDHSLGLLLEAARWAPSAGNSQPWGFFTGRPGEPDHERVVRHLAPSSARWATNAGLLVVTLTRRRVDDSELLYSEFADYDLGQAIAHMTVQAEAMGLASHQFRAFDLEGLTKELSPNPGWEIVSMVALGKAADEPLESRDRRSVADLLAAPWALSE; encoded by the coding sequence GTGCAACGCGACCTGGAGCCGTCCGGCGGCATACATCCCCTGCTTGCGGGACGGTTCAGCCCCTACCGGTTCGACCCGACGGCCACCGTCGACGACCACTCCCTGGGCCTGCTGCTGGAAGCCGCGCGGTGGGCGCCGTCCGCCGGGAACTCCCAGCCATGGGGCTTCTTCACCGGCCGGCCCGGCGAGCCGGACCACGAGCGGGTGGTCCGCCACCTCGCGCCCAGCTCGGCCCGGTGGGCGACGAACGCGGGGCTGCTCGTCGTCACTCTGACGCGGCGCCGTGTGGACGATTCCGAGCTGCTCTACTCCGAGTTCGCGGACTACGACCTCGGCCAGGCCATCGCCCACATGACCGTCCAGGCCGAGGCGATGGGACTGGCCTCCCACCAGTTCCGGGCCTTCGACCTGGAAGGCCTCACCAAGGAGCTGAGCCCGAACCCGGGCTGGGAGATCGTCTCCATGGTCGCACTGGGGAAGGCGGCCGACGAGCCACTGGAGAGCCGCGACCGGCGCAGCGTCGCCGATCTGCTCGCGGCGCCTTGGGCGCTGTCGGAGTAG